The window CGCCGATGCCGCCGTCGAGATGCAGCAGGAAACGGAGCGCGCCCGGGAGCGGGAGAAGGTGAAACAGCTCGTTCCGAAAGCTAGCCTCGAAGAGCTTCGGCGCGATCAGCGATCGGCGCAGACGCAACGGGAAATCGACCAGCTCAAGAACCGGCCGGGCGACCGCGGCCGCGAGCCGGAGTTCGACGGCGCGCAGAAGCAGCTCGATCAAATCCGGCGCGATCAACAGATCGATCGATTGCAGACGGAGCTGCAGATCAACCGCATTCAGCGCGAGCAGGATCAACGGCGACGCGAGCAGCAGCTCCAGGAGTTGCAGCGCCAGCAGCAGATCGACTTTCTCCGCGACCAGCAACGCCGCCTCCAGCTCGAGCAGAACCTGGACCGCCTCCGCCAGCAGAGCGGCCGTTAGAAGCGTCACGCGTCCCGGGTCCCGGGTCCCCGGGCGTTCCCGTCCCCTGTTTCCGGCCAGCAGTCGAGTGTTTCGTTCGTGCCGGTCTGCGGTCTTCGGTCGTTCTCCACGGAACCTTTGAGCTGGCGCGAAGCGGCGCGGGCTTGAACGGTGCGTAAGCGGTCGAACGGCGCGAACAACTCGAACGGTCCGTCGGCCGTTCCCGGGTTTCACCTTCCGCTTTTTCCCTCGGCCGCTTTTCTGGCGTCGTCGATGATGGGCTGAAGCTTCTTTTTCAGCGGCGGATCGAGCTGGAAGGCCCTGCGGAAGTCGGCGTCGGCTTCCCGGGTTTGCTTCTGGTAGAGCCGCGCGATGCCGCGATAGACGTAAGCTTCCGCGTTGCGCGGTTGCAGCCGGATGACCTCGCCGAAGTCGCGGGCGGCGCGGCCGTATTCTCCCGATCGCAGGTAGGCGATCCCGCGGTTGTAGTTCGCTTCGGCGTCCCGCGGGTTCAGGCGAATCGCTTCGCTGTAATCCTCGATCGCCTGCTCGTTTTGCCCGAGCTTCGCTCGCGAAAGGCCCCGGTTGTAGAAGGCGGCTGCCGAGCCCGGATCGAGCTTGAGGCTCGCGTCGAAATCGGCGATCGCCCGCTCGTGCTCGCCGAGCCGGGCGTGCGCGACGCCGCGGTTGTAATAGGCGTCGGCGCGGCCGGAGTCCCGCTCGAGGGCGGCGGTATAGTCGTGAATCGCGTCCGCAAAGCGGCCGAGCGCGAGCAGGCTGTTGCCGCGATTGTAGTAGGCGTCGGGATCCTGCGGGTTGGCGCGGACCGCCTCGGAAAAATCGGCCGCCGCGGCCTCGTATCGCCCGGCGGCGAAGCTCACGCTGCCGCGGTTGACGTAAGGCTTGCCGTCGTCCGGGTTCAGCTTGATGGCGGCGCTGTAGTCCTCGTACGCGCGATCGTGCCGCTTGATCCGCCGGTAGGCGTTGCCGCGGTTGAAGTACGCTTCGGCGTCCTTCGGGTTCAGCTTGATGGCTTCCGTGTAGTCGCGGATCGCCGCCTGGTTTTGCCCGAGATCGTAATAGGCGTTCCCGCGATTGAAATAGGCATCGGCGAGCCTCGGGTTGGCCCGGATGACTCTGTCGTAGAGGGAGATCGCCTCTTTCGGCTTCCCGTTTTCCTGAAGCTCGAGTGCCGCCTTGAGCAGCGCTTCGGCCTCCCGGGAGCGCTCCGGCGGCACGCCGGCGAAGGCGAGCACGGCGGCGACCGAGAAGACCATCAGGAGAGGTGCCGTGCAGGTCATTTCACGCCGGGCGATCTCGCCTGCCCGGTGGCGGCTTCGATCGGCTCCTTCAAGGCCGGGTCCAGCTCGACGGCCCGCTTGAGATCCTGCATGCCCTCCTCGGTCTTCCCCTGGCGAAGCCTGACCATCCCCCGATTGGCGTAAATGCGGCCGTTCTTCGGCTCCAGCTTGATCGCCGTTTCGTAGTCCCTGAGCGCCTGATCGAACTTGCCGAGCAGCGAATAGGCATTCGCCCGGTTGTTGTACGCCTCGGCGTTCTTGGGCTCGAGCTTGATCGCCTCGGTGTAGTCGCGCACGGCTTGCTCGTGCTTTCCCAGGCGGCGATGGGCCAGCGCCCTCTGATGATAGAGCTCCGCGTTCTTCGGCTCCGACTTCTCCGCCCGGTCGAATTCCTGCACAGCCCGGTCGAACCGCCCCAGGCCGATCCACGCGTTACCGCGCTGCACGTAGATGCGCGGGTATTTCGGGTTCAGCTTGACCACCTGCTCGTAATCGCGGAGCGCCGCCTCGTAGCGTTTTTCCACGTAGTGGGCGTTGCCGCGGTTGAAGTAGGCGTCCGCGAGCCTGGGGTTGATCCTGATCGCCTCGTCGTAGCTCTCGATTGCCCGGTCGAGGCGGCCGAGCTTGTAGTACGCGAGCCCTCGATTGACGTGCGCCGCGGCGAGCTTGGGGTCGAGCCTGATCGCCTGGTCGTAGTCGCGGATGGCGCGCTCGTACTGGCGCAGCTCGTCGTAGGCGTTGCCGCGGTTGAAGTAGGCGTCCGGGAGCTTGGGGTCGAGCCTGATCGCCTGATCGTAGTCCTTGATGGCGGTTTCGTGCCTGCCGAGCGCCGCGTTCGCCGTTCCTCTGCCGACGTAAGGGGCCACGGCGCGGGGGTCGGCCTTGATCGCCTGCTCGTACGCGGCGATCGCTTCCTTGAGCCGCCCCGCGCGCTGGAGGCGCAGGCCGCGGTCGTAAGCGCGCTCGGCTTCGCCGGCAGCGAGCGGCGCCGCGGCCGCGACAAGCAGAAGGAGAGCAAGGAGATCCGTTCGCAGTCGCATCGAGAACACCTGTGAGCCGCGCCGGCTTCGGCGGTTCGAACGGTTCAAGCCGTTCAATCGCCTACGCTCGGCCGAAGCAGCGGCCGCGGAACGCGGCCGTTCAAGCGGTTCAAGCCGTGCCGCGCCGGCCGAAGTTTCAAAAGTTCGAAGGTTCAATGGTTCAAGTAAAGAACCCGGAAACCGAGAACCAGGACCCCGGAACCGCAACGACGCCTCCCGATCAACTCCGTAGTAACGTACTCCGGTCGCGATGTCCATCCGATGGCCATATCCTGCAACCGGCGGTCGCCGCTTCCCTGGACAAATCGGCAAAAAAAGCATAAACGGGATACCGAGACTGCAAGCAGGAGGAGCAAGATGGCGGCACAAACGGCGCTGGCGCACAAGACGGAAGCCGATATCGCGCAGGAAATCATCGTTTCCGCTGACTCGCATATCATGGAACCCGACGATCTCTGGGTGAAAAATCTGACCCCGTCGCTGCGGGAAAAATATCCCGAATACCCGCCGCGCAGGACCGCCGGGGAAAAACCGGGCGGCTGGGACCCGAGAGCGCGGATCCAGGAAATGGAGATCGACGGCGTGTCCGCCGAAGTTCTCTATCCCACGCTGGGGTTGCGCTTGTTCGCCCTGGAGGACGCGGAGCTTCAGGAAGCCTGCTTCGAGATCGCCAACGACTGGCTGATCGAATACTGCAAGGTCCATCCCGACAGGCTGGTGGGAATCCCGATGATTTCGCTCTACAACATTCCCAAGGCCATCAAGGAGCTGGAGCGCTGCAAAAAAGCCGGGCTGGTCGGCTGTCTGATCTGGCAGGTCCCGCCGCCGCACCTTCCGTTCACCAGTGATTACTACGATCCGTTCTGGGAAGCGGCGCAAGAGCTGAACATGCCGGTGAACCTGCACATCCTGACGGGGTTCAACTACAGCCGCTTCGAGCGAAAGGGGCTCGACACTTACCGCCATACGGTGAACACCAAACTGTACGACGCGGCCAACTCCCTGTTCGATCTCGTGTTCAGCGGGGTCATGGAGCGCTTTCCGCGGCTCAAGTTCGTGTACGTCGAGAACGAGATCGCCTGGATACCGTTCCACATTCACGAGTGGGACAAGTACTACATCCGCCATTCGCCGCGCGTGCCCGTCCCGGCGATGAAGAAGTTGCCGAGCGAATACTGCAAGCAGGTCTACGCCACTTTCTTCAGCGACCCGACCGGCGGGAGGCTGCTCGACTGGTGGGGCTC is drawn from Candidatus Zixiibacteriota bacterium and contains these coding sequences:
- a CDS encoding tetratricopeptide repeat protein, producing MRLRTDLLALLLLVAAAAPLAAGEAERAYDRGLRLQRAGRLKEAIAAYEQAIKADPRAVAPYVGRGTANAALGRHETAIKDYDQAIRLDPKLPDAYFNRGNAYDELRQYERAIRDYDQAIRLDPKLAAAHVNRGLAYYKLGRLDRAIESYDEAIRINPRLADAYFNRGNAHYVEKRYEAALRDYEQVVKLNPKYPRIYVQRGNAWIGLGRFDRAVQEFDRAEKSEPKNAELYHQRALAHRRLGKHEQAVRDYTEAIKLEPKNAEAYNNRANAYSLLGKFDQALRDYETAIKLEPKNGRIYANRGMVRLRQGKTEEGMQDLKRAVELDPALKEPIEAATGQARSPGVK
- a CDS encoding amidohydrolase family protein, which gives rise to MAAQTALAHKTEADIAQEIIVSADSHIMEPDDLWVKNLTPSLREKYPEYPPRRTAGEKPGGWDPRARIQEMEIDGVSAEVLYPTLGLRLFALEDAELQEACFEIANDWLIEYCKVHPDRLVGIPMISLYNIPKAIKELERCKKAGLVGCLIWQVPPPHLPFTSDYYDPFWEAAQELNMPVNLHILTGFNYSRFERKGLDTYRHTVNTKLYDAANSLFDLVFSGVMERFPRLKFVYVENEIAWIPFHIHEWDKYYIRHSPRVPVPAMKKLPSEYCKQVYATFFSDPTGGRLLDWWGSDVCMWSNDYPHAASTWPHSRRVIAEELGHLPIEVFRKVVRENVLRLYDLKLAGINA
- a CDS encoding tetratricopeptide repeat protein → MTCTAPLLMVFSVAAVLAFAGVPPERSREAEALLKAALELQENGKPKEAISLYDRVIRANPRLADAYFNRGNAYYDLGQNQAAIRDYTEAIKLNPKDAEAYFNRGNAYRRIKRHDRAYEDYSAAIKLNPDDGKPYVNRGSVSFAAGRYEAAAADFSEAVRANPQDPDAYYNRGNSLLALGRFADAIHDYTAALERDSGRADAYYNRGVAHARLGEHERAIADFDASLKLDPGSAAAFYNRGLSRAKLGQNEQAIEDYSEAIRLNPRDAEANYNRGIAYLRSGEYGRAARDFGEVIRLQPRNAEAYVYRGIARLYQKQTREADADFRRAFQLDPPLKKKLQPIIDDARKAAEGKSGR